CTTTTAGAGAGTAGTGCGATTCACGCTAACGCATTTTCTTTTCTACAGATTTGCTTTAACCCTCCTCCAAGTCGAGCATGCATGCTATATTTTGTGAGTAAGCACAACTTAATAATAGCTTCATCCTCTCCTAAAACCTTTTCTTCAACTTCCTTGAGCTCGCAGCTCTGAAATAAGCCGTGCTGTCCTTCAAAGTTAGCTGCGTTCTATTTATCGTGTTGATATctggggaggtggggcaggGCTGTACCTCTCCGGTAGCGTCTGCTTTGGACAAAGCCAGCTGGACCTCTTCTTCCGTCATATCTAGATCGAAGTCCTTCTCCCAGTCCTCGCTCACGTCTGTACTTGAGCCTGTGGCCACATACACCGGCGTAACAAACACGAcgaacacaacacaacaccaaGACTAGCTCCACTAGCACTAAGGCCTGATGGTAGCATTAAAGCTGCGATACAAACGATCATGCCCGGTGGTCTGATGTTTTTATGCTGCGCTCGAGCCACCTTTGATTGGTTTTATTCCGATACATAATCTCTCACTAATTCATTGGATCAGTGATGATTCTTACTTCACTCCCCTTTCCAGCAGACTGACATCAGTTTATTGACATCAGGTATAAATGCAGGTTTAAAGCCTAAATTCTGTGGGTGTCCCTTTGTGAGTGCCCCTCATGGTCCCGTGCCCTACGATCATGCGCCGTTCCCATGTACATCCTCACCTTTCTTGCCGTTGTTAGAGGGTGTGGACTTGCCGCTGTCAGAGTTGAGCTCGAACACTCTGAGGTCCTGCGGTCCCTCTTCCCTGGTGGAGCCGTTCTCGGCAGCCGCTGGCTCCTTGATCCCCCCTAGAGAGGAGCACACCTCCAGGGATGCCCGTTTCTCCTCCACGCTCCCTAGCCGGGCCTCCGACACCTTCAAGGTGACCTCGTTGGTGGGCGAGAGGCCGGGCTGTCCACCGGTAGCTGGCTCCGGAGCGGAACGTTCCGGATGGTTATCGAGCTGAGTTGGGAGGCTGATGCTGTCACTGCTGATTGAGGGGGTGACATCGGACAGGGCATCCCTAGGGGCAAATGCTGGCTGAGAAGGGCTCAAAGGGGTGGTCGCTATAGTTACAGCAGGAGGTTGGGATTCCTGAGGGGGTGGAGTGAAGTCCAAGCGAGATGTTGATGTGGCCCCAAGAAACTCATCTGGACAAAATAGAATAGTGGATAGTTTCCCCATTAAGTGGACAAGAagggcaaacacacacccataaagTTCAGCCCTGtagtttgttagttttttggggggtggtaTGATGAAGGGCAtaccttcctcctcctcccaacCCAGACTTTCTGAATGAGtggtctgctctgctctctgcttcagTGCCACTCGTCTGGCCTCCTCCTgtggtcacacacagacacgtttCATAATCGAACTcatcacacagaagaagaaaaaaaaagccacaacaGTGCCACAGGCATGACGAGCCTCACTAATATTTGGTCCACCCTTAGCCACCTTAACTAAACCAAAGTAGGTAGTTTCTAAAAACCACGAATTTTGTGGAAAATGTGATAAACACAGAAAGGAATCAAAGCCTGAGCTTTGTTAACGTTATCTTTTGTACAGGGCAACGCAGTTTGGGATTTTAGTGTCAAATGCCTGGTGGAACAGCACCACCAGATGGCACTAAACACACCAACTGTCTTTCAATGCTTAAATCAACAATCAGCTGATGCAACAACCAATTAACTAACAATTTGTCCTATCCAGAAAGTACCACGTAATTGTCAAGACACAGCACTGTGCATGCCCATGTGGGGTGTGAGAGACAAAGCTCAAGGGAGTGGacgagagagcgggagagagagaacgagcgaGCGCAAAAGTGACAGAGTGGGAGACTCAGTACTACTGTGCTACTTCACTGCTTGGGTGCAGTGTTGGGTGTCAAACAGCCTGTACCTGGTCCAACTGAAACACTTTGTAAAAGTAGCGCTGCCAGAACTCCGAGTGAGCCACAGCCGCTGGCACCTAAGAGGAAAATGACAACACACcaataaaaattttttttttaaaagaacaccaCTTCAATATCTCCGCTCCCTCCGTAGATTGTGTGCGTCTCAGGGCTGTACCAAACTAAGATTTAGGAATTATTCCAAATGGTTGAGAATCATACTATTTTTGAACACAAAGAAGCAGGAAGGAGAAGTGGACCGTACCATTTTTGTGTAGAGGGCCCTGATGGAGGGGCTGTTGACCAGCAGCTCTGAGACTTccgtcttcctctcctccagacTGAAGCTGGCGAGCCAAGCATCAAACTGTTCCGGAGGGCCTGACCACACAAACTCTGGCCTCATCTCCATAACCCGCACAAAGTAATATACTGCCATGGGACACTTAAAGAAGCCCTATGCGGTTGCCCATAGCCTCATACAGCATACAAATCAACCTGAAATCATACACTTTGGCTTGTGAAACTAATTCATACTTCACTTAAATGACCGACTGAAAACTTTTAAAACTGGCTGAGATTTTAATGATTAGCACTTAACCAAATGGATCAGGAGGCACaagagagaacatggaaaagaaacagaaataaaaaccgAAGAACAAAGACGGAGATCATACCATCGGGTTCGTTGCAGTAGGTGGCAGGGTCCGCCTGTAGACTATAGAGCCGCGCCTAGGGAACAGAGGCCTCATATCACTCAAAGGTACATACGTGTACTCAAATCACTCAAATTTCTCAAAGGTTAATCTGTTTACTCTGTCAGACTGCACTAATAAAAGCCAGAGTTTACCCATGTCTTGAAATAATTTAACTTGtactttttattatattaaatagcTTTATTTATAAGTCAAGGCAACAAagttctttaaaacaaaatattatacAAGACACACTAAAGTACTGTTCAGACAGATTTCATTTTCTGGACATATGTCCTGAAAGAAATTTCATGGCAATGCCTCTAATGTTTATGACTGATTGTAATTTGTACTGAGATACCATGTCAGACTTGGGAGTAGTGGCTACTAGATGTAATACagttacaaatataaataaataaatatattaaaaaaaatttaaaaaaaaaaattacaaatccaCATGTAATATATAGCTTTCTCTGCTCACCACAAAACAATATTGCTACATGAAACATTAAttcacattaataaacatttccCGTCTACTACTATCATGAACCAACACACATCATCtattcaaaatgttaatatttaataatactgCTTATAGTAACAATTTGGGTTTTAATATCAACAGGCTACATACAGGTACTAAAATGTACCTAAAGCTACCAGAAGTGTCGCACCTAGTTGTCACAAGTAACTGCCAAAATGTAACAGAAGTAACTGCTTCCTTGTGTACTAAACTAACCCGGGGTTAGTTGTATGGGACGTTTTATAGAAGGTAAAATGTGCTGGAATCTTTAGGGCAGTGCACAGTCTGTAAAAATCACCAACATGGCATACCCGGACAGGACTAAAATCAGTGAAGAATGGGGGGGAACATTTACATTACCCCACATGCTGACTGAAAACTAATCTATCCATATAGGGATTATGACTACTTAAAACACACTACATGTGATTGCCACTCTCAAAATGTAAAGCATAAAAGGTAGCTGTAAGAAGTTTCCATAAAAGGTAGGTGTAAGCAGATTTGAACTGGACTGTGTATGTGCGCTCTGCTGACATTAGCAAGGATGAAGTGAGAGGCGAGACTGACCTTGGTGCTGTCGTACACCTCAGTGGTGCCAGCCGGCGTGGCCACTAGTGTGATTACATCACAGTCGATGGTCTTGTCGGGCGGTGGGGCAAGTGTGTCTGTGATCACGCCCAGGATATTAGAGAGACCCTTCTTCACCTTCTCCGAGGCTTCTGACGAGCCTTCCACCTGGACGCCGATAGGTCAGACTTTGTCAGCGTGTCAGACAAAAGGCGATTTATCATACACTAGAGAGAAACCGGTGCACCACACATGACGACAGGAACCTTACCGCCAGTTTGCTCCTGACAGCATTCGCCGTGGCAACAATGGAACAAGCAGTGTCATGCTGGACCACGTTGGAGAACTCTGTTAAATCACGCTTGAGGAACCCATAGGCCTCAGCAGACTGCACGGACAGGAAGCAGCAGACAATGTGGCCGTGTCAAACAACAGACGTAGCTGTCAAATGGACGTATAAAAAATTCGTGTCTAGTCTGACCAAGTTAGCAATCCTTTCGGTAGCCCCAGTAAAAAGCGACTGCCGTCGGGGGAGAGCTTTAATCCAGAATAAAGCCCTTACCTTGTCTTTCACGGCCTGGAAGCTCTGCTGAAGCCAGCCTCCCCACCAGGCTCCTTCCCTGTGGCCGTCAGACACGGTCACACGCATCAGGCCCCGAGCCCGTGTCACAAGATCAACGTTAAAACCGTTACAAAGTGACATTGCATGCATGTTATTGGCATAAAAGTCACGGATGAGCAGGCGAAGGCTTTCAGGCGACGTACACAGCAGGCTAACCTAGCTGGCTAATGTCTCCTGGACTAGCTAAACTAGCTAGCGCAGGCTAACAAAAACACTGCGAAATGTAATGGCTGGTTAGGATACGataacaattttttttgttcgttttggagggaaaaaaacGTTCATTCACAAAATCTAACTCCATAAACTGCTGGTTGGTACTGCGTGTGTCCGGTATTAGCTAGACAAACGCTGCgttatttttgtaaacaaacacactcaggctTCCTGGTAGCGATTCGTAAATTAGCTAAGATAAGGTAATAAAAACAGTCGCATGCCACGCTACTGCTAATCTCAATCCGCTCTCCCCGGCTCCATCTGGGTATGCTGTTTTAGCAACGTCTCAGCAAACTCTAGACGAGCATTTCAGatgtttatttgtattacaAAACAATTATTTCGCGACACAAAACTCACCCTTCCGCCATCTTCAATGCATGACATCACCAGTCCTGCCTGAACCCTGACCCTGAAGGCAGAGACACTGACGCATTAAAAACAACTTAATAAGCAACTATCACAGGCACCATTTACTgggacttacacacacacttatatacacaaacaaaatctacatacatttaaaaaaaaaagaaaaagacagttGCATTTACAAGTAAATCGATATCAATTTATATAACACAATACGGTGCCTGACGAGGATCAAACGTTTCGGACGAACGCGATATAAGAAATGTTGCCCGATTGGGAATTAACTCCGCCAAGTATATTTTGCACATCAAAATGACAGTTGCACATCAAAATGACCTAGTCCCATTTATGAGACTATTGTAAACTATTGTTGAGACTATTGTCCTTGATTTAAgtcatttaatataataaacattcaATGTAGCAGCTGTATTAAAAGGAGATATTatgaagatagatagatagatagatagatagatagatagatagatagatagatagatagatagatagatagatagatagatagatagatagatagatactgaAAAAAGTTACAGCAACTGTAGGACCTTCAAAGTGGCTGTGGCTATTCATTGGTCTTAGTTATTTTATGCAGCGTCTGTAAAAACAGAGGCAAGCACACAGGCAGTCTCTAGCTGAGCCAGACCTCATGGGAGAAGCTTACACCCTTCACCCTGTTACACACAATCAGGTAATGAATTTGCCCATAATGGAACTGACAAGAGGAGTTTATCACATCATTAGAATTCGGCCTGGTCCATATGCATGAATCCTTCATGTGCTTCagctcccccccac
This region of Electrophorus electricus isolate fEleEle1 chromosome 11, fEleEle1.pri, whole genome shotgun sequence genomic DNA includes:
- the bsdc1 gene encoding BSD domain-containing protein 1; protein product: MAEGEGAWWGGWLQQSFQAVKDKSAEAYGFLKRDLTEFSNVVQHDTACSIVATANAVRSKLAVEGSSEASEKVKKGLSNILGVITDTLAPPPDKTIDCDVITLVATPAGTTEVYDSTKARLYSLQADPATYCNEPDGPPEQFDAWLASFSLEERKTEVSELLVNSPSIRALYTKMVPAAVAHSEFWQRYFYKVFQLDQEEARRVALKQRAEQTTHSESLGWEEEEDEFLGATSTSRLDFTPPPQESQPPAVTIATTPLSPSQPAFAPRDALSDVTPSISSDSISLPTQLDNHPERSAPEPATGGQPGLSPTNEVTLKVSEARLGSVEEKRASLEVCSSLGGIKEPAAAENGSTREEGPQDLRVFELNSDSGKSTPSNNGKKGSSTDVSEDWEKDFDLDMTEEEVQLALSKADATGEFDNEDWENWD